One Pseudomonas sp. HOU2 genomic window carries:
- the queG gene encoding tRNA epoxyqueuosine(34) reductase QueG, producing the protein MSAITTDLPALAQSIKDWGRELGFQQVGISGLDLAEHEQHLERWLAAGYHGEMDYMGAHGSKRSHPEELVPGTLRVVSLRMDYLPGDTQMAQMLAQPEKAYVSRYALGRDYHKLIRKRVQQLADKIQSEIGPFGFRAFVDSAPVLEKAIAEQAGLGWIGKNTLVLNRKAGSYFFLSELFVDLPLPVDEPHSSEHCGRCTACLDICPTNAFVGPYVLDARRCISYLTIELKNAIPEDLRPLIGNRVFGCDDCQIVCPWNRFARPSGESDFKPRHNLDNAELAELFLWDEDKFLSSTEGSPLRRAGYERWLRNLAVGLGNAPSSIPVLEALKARRDYPSDLVREHVEWALKQHGQL; encoded by the coding sequence ATGTCCGCCATCACCACAGATCTGCCCGCCCTCGCCCAATCGATCAAGGATTGGGGCCGCGAGCTGGGCTTCCAGCAAGTCGGCATCAGCGGTCTGGACCTGGCCGAGCATGAGCAGCACCTGGAGCGCTGGCTCGCCGCCGGCTACCACGGCGAAATGGATTACATGGGCGCTCACGGCAGCAAACGCTCGCATCCGGAGGAACTGGTCCCGGGTACGTTGCGCGTGGTTTCGCTGCGCATGGACTACCTGCCCGGCGACACGCAAATGGCGCAAATGCTGGCGCAACCGGAGAAAGCCTACGTGTCGCGTTATGCCTTGGGCCGCGATTACCACAAATTGATCCGTAAACGTGTGCAGCAATTGGCCGACAAGATTCAATCGGAGATCGGCCCGTTCGGTTTCCGTGCCTTCGTCGACAGCGCCCCGGTGCTGGAAAAAGCCATCGCCGAGCAGGCCGGGCTGGGCTGGATCGGCAAAAACACGCTGGTACTGAACCGCAAGGCCGGCAGTTATTTCTTCCTGAGCGAACTGTTTGTCGATCTGCCGCTGCCGGTGGACGAACCGCACAGCAGCGAACATTGCGGGCGCTGCACGGCATGTCTGGATATCTGCCCGACCAACGCCTTCGTAGGCCCGTATGTGCTGGACGCCCGACGCTGCATCTCGTACCTGACCATCGAGCTGAAAAACGCCATTCCCGAAGACCTGCGCCCGCTGATCGGCAACCGCGTGTTCGGCTGCGACGACTGTCAGATCGTCTGCCCGTGGAACCGTTTCGCCCGACCCTCCGGGGAAAGCGATTTCAAGCCACGGCACAATCTGGACAACGCCGAACTGGCCGAGCTGTTCCTGTGGGACGAGGACAAATTTCTCAGCAGCACCGAAGGCTCGCCGCTGCGCCGCGCCGGTTACGAACGCTGGCTGCGCAATCTGGCGGTCGGGCTGGGCAACGCGCCGTCGAGCATTCCGGTGCTGGAGGCCTTGAAGGCGCGCCGTGATTACCCGTCCGATCTAGTCCGCGAACACGTCGAGTGGGCGCTGAAACAACACGGTCAATTGTAG
- a CDS encoding NAD(P)H-hydrate dehydratase has product MPHTKDQLPDALYGAAQVRALDARLIAAGTPGSELMQRAAHATWRALVRQWPSANEMTVLAGHGNNAGDGFLIAALAHRAGWAVRVLAVGDPQRLQGDAAQAYAQAISDGVAVQGWAVQSELRGVIVDALLGTGLAGDVREPYAAAIKAIKAINASGQPVVAVDIPSGLSADTGHVLGVAVHADLTVTFIGLKLGLFTGAAADQVGALVFNDLQAAADIYRDIPVSALRLTAANLPRLAPRAPAAHKGRFGHLLLIGGDQGFGGAILLSSESALRSGAGMVSLATRPEHVPAALTRMPEVMVLGTSSANQLMGLLEKASVLVVGPGLGQASWGRALLSAAANAPLPQVWDADALNLLASGFVSLPKDCVITPHPGEAARLLGVSTAEVQADRPAAARALSKKYSAVVVLKGAGSLIAHPDGRLALCHQGHPAMATAGLGDVLAGLVGALLAQGMDGFDAACLAVWLHANAGAQQGKFGRGLAASDLIPVIRQLLEEHAPCLK; this is encoded by the coding sequence ATGCCGCACACGAAAGATCAATTACCCGACGCGCTGTATGGCGCTGCGCAGGTGCGAGCACTCGATGCGCGGCTGATCGCTGCGGGCACGCCGGGCTCCGAATTGATGCAGCGCGCCGCGCACGCGACCTGGCGCGCCTTGGTGCGGCAGTGGCCATCGGCGAACGAAATGACTGTACTTGCCGGGCATGGCAACAACGCCGGTGATGGTTTTCTGATCGCCGCACTGGCGCACCGGGCCGGTTGGGCGGTGCGGGTGCTGGCCGTCGGTGATCCGCAACGCTTGCAGGGCGACGCGGCGCAGGCTTATGCGCAGGCCATCAGCGATGGCGTCGCCGTGCAGGGCTGGGCCGTGCAAAGCGAGCTGCGCGGGGTGATTGTCGATGCCTTGCTCGGCACCGGGCTGGCCGGCGATGTCCGTGAGCCGTATGCCGCTGCGATCAAGGCGATCAAGGCGATCAATGCCAGTGGCCAGCCGGTGGTGGCGGTGGATATTCCTTCCGGACTGTCTGCCGATACCGGGCATGTCCTCGGCGTTGCGGTTCATGCCGACCTTACCGTGACCTTTATCGGCTTGAAGCTCGGCCTGTTCACCGGGGCGGCAGCGGATCAGGTCGGGGCGTTGGTGTTTAACGATCTGCAAGCCGCCGCCGACATCTACCGTGACATTCCTGTCAGCGCTCTGCGTCTCACGGCGGCTAATCTTCCACGATTGGCCCCGCGTGCGCCCGCTGCACACAAAGGACGCTTCGGGCATTTGCTGTTGATCGGCGGCGATCAGGGGTTTGGCGGGGCGATTCTGCTCAGTAGTGAAAGTGCGCTGCGTAGCGGCGCGGGCATGGTTTCGCTGGCGACCCGGCCTGAACATGTCCCGGCAGCGCTGACGCGGATGCCGGAAGTCATGGTGCTCGGCACGTCGTCGGCCAATCAGTTGATGGGGCTGCTGGAAAAGGCTTCCGTGCTGGTGGTTGGCCCGGGTCTCGGGCAGGCGAGCTGGGGCCGGGCGCTGTTGTCCGCTGCCGCCAATGCGCCGCTGCCGCAGGTATGGGACGCCGACGCGTTGAATCTGCTGGCAAGTGGTTTTGTCAGCCTGCCCAAGGATTGCGTGATCACGCCGCATCCGGGCGAAGCAGCGCGCCTGTTGGGCGTCAGTACCGCTGAGGTGCAGGCAGATCGCCCGGCCGCCGCGCGGGCATTGAGCAAAAAATACTCGGCTGTCGTCGTGCTGAAAGGCGCCGGCAGCCTGATCGCTCATCCTGATGGGCGTCTGGCGCTGTGTCATCAGGGCCATCCGGCCATGGCCACTGCTGGCCTGGGCGATGTGCTCGCGGGATTGGTCGGCGCTTTGCTGGCTCAGGGCATGGACGGCTTCGATGCCGCCTGCCTGGCAGTCTGGCTGCACGCCAATGCCGGCGCGCAACAAGGTAAATTCGGCCGTGGACTGGCGGCCAGTGATCTGATTCCAGTCATTCGTCAGTTGTTGGAGGAGCATGCACCGTGTCTGAAGTAA
- the tsaE gene encoding tRNA (adenosine(37)-N6)-threonylcarbamoyltransferase complex ATPase subunit type 1 TsaE translates to MSEVTLYLADEQAMSDFGARIARVTQGHGLIFLEGNLGMGKTTLSRGIIRGLGHVGAVKSPTFTLVEPYEIGDVRAFHFDLYRLVDPEELEFLGIRDYFEDDALCLIEWPDKGAGFLPKPDLTITISPQDSGRSLKILSQGSRGEAWCAALALESN, encoded by the coding sequence GTGTCTGAAGTAACCCTGTACCTGGCCGATGAACAGGCCATGAGCGACTTTGGCGCACGGATCGCTCGCGTTACCCAAGGCCACGGCCTGATTTTTCTCGAAGGTAACCTGGGCATGGGCAAAACCACCCTGTCGCGGGGCATCATCCGTGGGCTGGGGCATGTCGGCGCGGTAAAAAGTCCGACCTTCACCCTGGTCGAGCCCTACGAGATCGGCGACGTGCGCGCCTTCCACTTCGACCTGTATCGCCTGGTCGATCCGGAGGAGCTGGAGTTCCTCGGCATCCGCGACTATTTCGAAGACGACGCCCTGTGCCTGATCGAGTGGCCCGATAAAGGTGCAGGCTTTTTGCCAAAGCCTGACCTGACCATTACCATTAGCCCGCAAGACAGCGGGCGTTCGCTGAAAATTTTATCCCAGGGCTCGCGTGGCGAGGCCTGGTGTGCCGCTTTGGCATTGGAATCCAATTAA